In Methanobacteriales archaeon HGW-Methanobacteriales-1, one DNA window encodes the following:
- a CDS encoding N-(5'-phosphoribosyl)anthranilate isomerase, whose translation MSKNKIQVKICGITHLDDLKCAETQGADYVGFINVKRSSRFQDMAQIQEMLSALNNKNKAVLVLEPETTDEAYDTIVKSGITNIQLHGMDLNGFKELKNRINEEKDSSSISKRNLITRDMTPNITGNLINLITVIGLSNEHEDRHGNSLEETKKQEIISFAEISDGILFDFQIKGKSGGTGKQIPIPLAIESAKIAKDANDDIKIFLAGGMDINQIKKGNFISQFFNVVDFNSSLEDAPGIKNKDRIKELMHLIKGFSWQ comes from the coding sequence ATGTCAAAAAATAAAATCCAGGTAAAAATCTGTGGCATAACCCATTTGGATGACTTAAAATGCGCTGAAACTCAAGGTGCAGATTATGTTGGATTTATTAATGTCAAAAGGTCTTCCAGATTCCAGGATATGGCCCAAATTCAAGAGATGTTAAGTGCACTAAATAATAAAAATAAGGCAGTTCTGGTTTTAGAACCTGAAACAACTGATGAAGCCTACGATACAATAGTAAAATCTGGAATTACTAATATTCAACTTCATGGAATGGATTTAAATGGATTTAAGGAATTAAAAAATAGAATAAATGAAGAAAAGGATTCTTCATCAATTTCTAAAAGAAATTTGATTACTCGGGACATGACTCCTAATATAACTGGAAATTTAATTAATCTAATAACTGTTATAGGCCTTTCTAATGAACATGAAGATAGACATGGAAATTCTTTGGAAGAAACTAAAAAACAGGAAATTATATCCTTTGCTGAAATTAGCGATGGTATATTATTTGATTTTCAAATTAAAGGAAAAAGTGGTGGAACTGGAAAACAGATACCTATTCCTTTGGCCATAGAATCTGCTAAAATTGCTAAAGATGCTAATGATGATATTAAGATATTTTTAGCGGGTGGAATGGATATTAACCAAATAAAAAAAGGCAATTTCATTAGTCAATTCTTCAATGTTGTCGATTTCAATTCTTCCCTAGAGGATGCACCAGGAATTAAAAATAAAGACAGAATAAAAGAATTAATGCATCTAATTAAAGGATTTAGCTGGCAATAA
- a CDS encoding aminodeoxychorismate/anthranilate synthase component II, giving the protein MILIIDNYDSFTYNLFQMIGEIVQELSDDSNEEFNESNKAFNNADINGINIDDDLIKTLSQIMVIRNDELNLSQIRDLNPNKIIISPGPGNPINERDFGICKNVIEKLGKKIPVLGVCLGHQGIFSTFGGKIIKEEPVHGKQSEIFHDGTGLFNEVSNPLIAARYHSLICDSQSTPECIEITSRTKNNIVMSLKHKNYPIFGLQFHPESIGTSEGKKIVKNFLVME; this is encoded by the coding sequence ATGATATTAATAATTGACAACTATGATTCATTCACCTATAATCTCTTCCAAATGATTGGAGAGATAGTTCAGGAACTTTCTGATGATTCTAATGAAGAATTTAACGAATCTAATAAGGCATTTAATAATGCGGATATTAATGGCATTAATATTGATGATGATTTAATTAAAACCCTCTCTCAAATAATGGTTATTAGGAATGATGAACTGAATTTATCTCAAATAAGAGATTTAAATCCAAATAAGATTATTATTTCCCCAGGACCAGGTAATCCCATTAATGAAAGAGATTTTGGAATATGTAAAAATGTAATTGAAAAATTGGGAAAGAAAATACCTGTTTTAGGAGTTTGTCTAGGACATCAAGGCATATTTTCTACATTTGGAGGAAAAATCATTAAAGAAGAACCAGTTCATGGAAAACAAAGTGAAATATTTCATGATGGTACTGGCTTATTTAATGAGGTTTCCAATCCGTTAATAGCTGCTCGATACCACTCTCTGATTTGTGATTCTCAAAGTACGCCGGAATGTATTGAAATCACTTCCAGAACTAAAAATAATATAGTAATGTCTTTAAAACACAAAAATTATCCTATTTTCGGTCTCCAGTTCCACCCAGAATCTATTGGAACCTCTGAAGGTAAGAAAATCGTGAAAAACTTTTTGGTGATGGAATGA
- a CDS encoding indole-3-glycerol phosphate synthase, with protein MSPEITKKITIDQILEQRLIDLKKSMIKSPIEEIKKDLKDADDPKNFKKALKIRENFPLICEYKPASPSLGNISSRGLEETLMLYQEGGASAVSILTEEKFFKGNIEFLDQASKLIDVPIMRKDFLLDEYQIFEARAHGASSVLLMSEIYPDISAGIETCRSLGMEPLVECKNSIDLFKAIDADAEIIGINNRSFKDFSIDLKRTKALAPLIPEDIVLVSESGITNLEDVKTVCGYGVDALLIGTSVMQSDNVVETIQRFIQMSKNSSELYHKSNPKKSRAHTKNRTGDGSFEQFA; from the coding sequence ATGAGCCCCGAAATAACCAAAAAAATAACCATTGATCAAATTCTCGAACAAAGACTGATTGATTTAAAAAAATCAATGATTAAAAGTCCCATTGAAGAAATCAAAAAGGATTTAAAAGATGCAGATGATCCAAAAAACTTTAAAAAAGCCTTAAAAATCAGAGAAAATTTTCCTTTAATATGTGAATATAAACCAGCTTCTCCTTCATTGGGAAATATATCTTCCAGGGGATTAGAAGAAACTTTAATGTTATACCAAGAGGGAGGGGCCAGCGCTGTTTCTATATTAACTGAAGAAAAATTTTTCAAGGGAAATATTGAATTTCTGGATCAAGCTTCAAAACTAATTGATGTTCCTATTATGAGAAAAGATTTTCTTTTGGATGAATATCAAATATTTGAAGCAAGAGCTCATGGAGCAAGTTCTGTCCTTTTAATGAGTGAAATATATCCAGATATTTCTGCAGGGATAGAAACTTGCCGTTCGCTGGGAATGGAACCACTGGTGGAATGTAAAAATTCAATTGATCTTTTTAAAGCTATCGATGCGGATGCTGAAATCATAGGAATTAATAATCGGAGTTTCAAAGATTTCAGTATAGATTTAAAGAGGACCAAAGCATTGGCCCCATTGATTCCTGAAGATATAGTTCTGGTTTCAGAAAGTGGTATAACCAATTTGGAAGATGTGAAAACGGTGTGTGGATATGGTGTTGATGCATTATTGATTGGAACCAGTGTAATGCAGTCTGATAATGTTGTAGAAACAATTCAGAGATTTATTCAAATGTCAAAAAATTCTTCTGAGCTTTATCACAAGTCGAATCCCAAAAAATCACGTGCACACACCAAAAACAGAACTGGAGATGGATCTTTTGAACAATTTGCTTAA